The following proteins are encoded in a genomic region of Planococcus lenghuensis:
- a CDS encoding general stress protein has product MADQNHAVVGYYENEREAIRTIEDLKEQGYRADQISVISKDRAETEHITEETDTEAGEGAAAGALAGGAIGGIGGVLAGIGALAIPGIGPVLAAGPIAAGLAGAAAGAGVGGLAGALIGMGVPEDEAHEYEEHVNQGKILVLVEERPGGIPVRDEADTRGITAERRETFAEDQADTRYVGGKKVYREGDDLPGQETFTGKPANAGRGAGGGAYGEEPDAVLGDRNLIASDVVGGDERHPVTGEDLAPGRVDDERTIGTGRDPLTEKDLGRGRMDDGRTVDLDDDRGRRK; this is encoded by the coding sequence ATGGCAGACCAGAATCATGCAGTAGTAGGATATTACGAAAATGAACGGGAAGCGATCCGTACAATCGAGGATCTGAAAGAGCAGGGATATCGGGCGGACCAGATCTCAGTCATCAGTAAAGATCGGGCGGAAACAGAGCACATCACGGAAGAGACTGATACAGAAGCGGGTGAAGGTGCGGCGGCTGGTGCTTTGGCCGGTGGAGCTATCGGCGGTATCGGCGGTGTACTTGCAGGCATTGGTGCCTTGGCTATTCCCGGTATCGGACCGGTATTGGCTGCTGGACCGATTGCAGCCGGACTGGCCGGAGCAGCAGCCGGTGCCGGTGTAGGCGGACTGGCAGGCGCGTTGATCGGCATGGGTGTGCCGGAAGACGAAGCGCACGAGTACGAAGAGCATGTGAATCAGGGCAAAATTCTGGTGTTGGTTGAAGAAAGACCGGGTGGTATCCCGGTGCGGGATGAAGCGGATACGAGAGGGATTACCGCAGAACGCCGGGAAACTTTCGCTGAAGACCAAGCGGACACCCGGTATGTCGGCGGCAAAAAAGTGTACCGTGAAGGCGATGATTTGCCGGGGCAGGAAACATTCACCGGGAAGCCGGCGAACGCAGGACGCGGTGCCGGAGGTGGAGCGTACGGAGAAGAACCGGATGCAGTGCTGGGTGATCGGAACCTGATAGCGAGCGACGTAGTCGGAGGAGATGAACGCCATCCGGTTACCGGTGAAGACTTAGCGCCAGGTCGAGTGGATGATGAACGGACGATTGGAACCGGCCGTGATCCGCTTACAGAAAAAGATCTCGGAAGAGGACGTATGGATGATGGCCGAACCGTTGACTTGGATGATGACCGCGGCCGACGAAAATAA
- a CDS encoding type III polyketide synthase → MPFIRNVTTENAPYKVDQQRTVEVVRNLFGEHFSDIERLLKVFDNGEIENRYFAAPLEWFEKERGLEEKNQRYIDEALAMGSRAVERCLQDAGVSQDDVDAFIFVSSSGMSTPTIDARIMNQLKFPSHVKRIPLWGLGCAGGAAGISRAHDYCLAYPEAKVLVLCIELCSLTFQRSDVSKSNLVGTSLFADGAACALVTGEQADIEGEGFFTQATQSTLMADSEEVMGWDVKDEGLHVVFSRDIPSIIENWLKPNVDEFLTAIGKVPGNINHFIAHPGGKKVLTAYENALEIDTEKTDISRNVLARYGNMSSPTVLYVLKEFMEQQPKHNSEGLLTALGPGFSSELVWLEWGAMDA, encoded by the coding sequence ATGCCATTTATCCGTAATGTCACAACAGAAAACGCTCCGTATAAAGTAGATCAGCAGCGAACAGTGGAAGTGGTACGGAATTTATTCGGTGAACATTTTTCTGATATCGAACGGCTGCTGAAAGTATTTGATAACGGCGAAATTGAAAACCGCTATTTTGCAGCACCGTTGGAATGGTTTGAAAAGGAACGGGGGCTCGAGGAGAAAAACCAGCGCTATATAGACGAGGCATTAGCAATGGGAAGCCGGGCTGTCGAGCGCTGTCTGCAGGATGCAGGGGTTTCACAAGATGATGTTGATGCCTTTATCTTTGTCTCGAGCTCCGGTATGTCCACGCCAACAATTGATGCGCGTATCATGAATCAGTTGAAATTCCCTTCTCATGTAAAACGGATTCCGCTATGGGGACTGGGCTGTGCAGGCGGAGCGGCAGGCATCAGTCGGGCCCATGATTATTGTCTGGCTTACCCTGAAGCGAAAGTGCTGGTTTTATGTATTGAACTTTGCAGCCTCACGTTCCAGCGCAGCGATGTGTCAAAAAGTAATCTGGTCGGCACTTCCCTGTTTGCAGATGGAGCTGCTTGTGCACTTGTTACAGGTGAACAGGCTGACATCGAGGGAGAAGGCTTTTTTACACAAGCGACCCAATCGACCCTGATGGCGGATTCCGAAGAAGTCATGGGATGGGATGTGAAGGATGAAGGACTCCATGTTGTATTTTCACGGGATATTCCAAGTATTATCGAGAATTGGCTGAAGCCGAATGTCGATGAATTTCTGACTGCCATCGGTAAAGTGCCTGGCAACATCAATCACTTTATCGCTCATCCCGGCGGCAAGAAAGTGCTGACAGCGTATGAAAATGCACTGGAGATCGACACGGAAAAGACGGATATATCCCGAAATGTGCTGGCGCGGTACGGAAATATGTCTTCGCCGACTGTGTTATATGTCTTGAAAGAGTTTATGGAACAGCAGCCCAAACACAATTCAGAAGGACTGCTGACTGCGTTGGGACCAGGTTTCAGTTCAGAACTTGTATGGCTGGAATGGGGAGCGATGGATGCATGA
- a CDS encoding isoprenylcysteine carboxyl methyltransferase family protein: MTFFFILVVIVIAQRLLEVLYARANEKWMKEKGAIEAGASHYKWIVLLHVLFFAALLLEVLWLDTERLPVWQFFLVLFIIAQILRVWALVSLGRFWNTKILVLPGADRVQRGPYRWLPHPNYIVVALEIFSLPLIFGAWRTAVTFTIANALLLLLVRIPAEEKALELLNDSSNKATKV, translated from the coding sequence ATGACATTCTTCTTCATATTAGTTGTGATTGTCATTGCCCAGCGGCTGCTTGAAGTACTGTATGCCCGGGCAAACGAAAAATGGATGAAGGAAAAAGGAGCCATTGAAGCAGGGGCAAGTCATTACAAGTGGATCGTCCTGCTTCATGTGCTGTTTTTTGCCGCCTTGCTTTTGGAAGTCCTGTGGCTTGATACCGAGCGGCTGCCGGTCTGGCAATTTTTTCTTGTGCTGTTTATTATTGCGCAAATTTTGCGGGTTTGGGCACTTGTCTCACTGGGGCGGTTCTGGAATACAAAAATCTTGGTGTTACCCGGTGCTGATCGTGTGCAGCGAGGGCCTTACCGCTGGCTGCCGCATCCCAATTACATAGTAGTAGCATTGGAAATTTTTTCGCTGCCGCTGATTTTTGGCGCTTGGCGGACAGCTGTTACTTTTACAATCGCCAATGCCTTGCTTCTGTTACTCGTTCGTATTCCGGCGGAAGAAAAAGCACTTGAACTTCTGAACGATTCATCAAACAAGGCGACCAAGGTATAG
- a CDS encoding DUF2512 family protein produces the protein MKALLLKFIMVAIVLSVVLTWLFEVEWDATLWLSALLTLLAYIVGDLMIFGHAGAKADHKRRNLIATVSDLLFAFVLIWWLGIVMVEPEVDLLLAALVASVVLAIGEWFYHMYIDRKVLTERISHGNPQGES, from the coding sequence GTGAAGGCTCTTCTGCTGAAGTTTATAATGGTGGCCATTGTATTGTCCGTGGTTCTGACCTGGCTTTTTGAAGTTGAGTGGGATGCCACGCTTTGGCTAAGTGCATTATTGACGCTGCTTGCTTACATCGTGGGAGATCTTATGATTTTCGGGCACGCTGGCGCAAAAGCCGATCATAAAAGACGAAACCTGATTGCGACAGTTTCAGATCTTCTATTTGCATTTGTCTTAATCTGGTGGCTGGGAATCGTTATGGTGGAGCCGGAGGTCGATCTTCTGCTGGCAGCACTTGTCGCCTCTGTCGTACTTGCTATAGGCGAATGGTTTTACCATATGTACATTGACAGAAAAGTTCTGACCGAACGTATCAGTCATGGAAATCCGCAAGGTGAATCCTGA